A region of the Pseudoprevotella muciniphila genome:
AGCACCTGGTATTTACCCGTAGGGTCGTACGTGAAATCCTCAAAATCGCACGAATCGATGGGGTGGGGATATTCAAAGGTCACCGTATAGTCTTTGTTCCAGTTGCCATCCTCGCTTAAGACATTGTAAATTTGAGGAGTTGTGAAGTCGTGATTTTCGTCAGCAACAAAGTCGCGCAGCACACCATTCTCGCGAAAACGCAGGATGGCATTGGGCGTGATGGTAAATTGTGGGTTGAGCGCAGTGATATCCGCAGAGTCCTTTACCATAAACGTAACCGACTCGTTCCTGATCACAGGATTACCGACCAGAAAACCTTCCGGAAGGCTGTTAATCCAACTCTCTTCCACGCCCAGAATATCGCACTCCGTGTTCAGCGCTTCCTCGCGAATGCAGGAAGTCAGCGACACTAAAATGGCCAATAGCGCAGTCAATAATTTACAATTCATTTTTCTGATAATATGTTTCTGCCTGCAAAATTACGCAAAATAAATAGTTCTATGGTTTAAATGAAGGAATAAAAGTGCTGTTTTGATGCCCCTTTAACTCAAATTTCGTAGCAAAGTCTTCGTGTCCTCACCGAGCGAAGCAATGGCAAAAATTCAAGAATAGAGCGAAAATGTCCGTTAAATCCGTGTCCTTCGCGTTCCCAAAAACTATCACGAAGCGAAAGATGCTCAAAAAGAACCAACAATCAAAGATAGAAACTCCAAATGTTATAGAACATCCCTCAAAAACAATCCGCAATGCCGTGTTGGTCGGCACTGCGGAGAAATAAGCGATAGTCGGTCTTACCCTGTGGCAATCGCTATTTTAGAGACTGCCATTCGCCAAGAAGGTCGGCAAGAGGCTTTGCGGCTTCATTGCCAATCTTGGTTATGAATGCTTGGGCATCACTTTCCTGATAAGGCTCGTTCTGGTCGTTGGTATAGGTTTTCTTGCCGTCTTTCTCCGTAGCGGTGAAGAGTTCATTGAAACCCTCGCTCTCTGTCTGCTCGTAATATGTGGTTTTGTCCTTATCGTTCACCACGAGCGCACTGCCCTGAATACTGAGCGTCTGACCGTCTTTTAGCGCGATTCCATCGAAGTTTTCTGCATCTTTCATGTCTTTGTAGAACGACAGCAGCAGGCAATCTTTGCCGTCCTCACTGCCCACAACCACATAGTCGCCGGCAACAGCGTATTTGGTGAATTTCTTATCACCAAACGTCATTTCCCATAAAGCCTGAATGTCCTCCTGATGGCTCTTTATGTTGTTAAGCGCAACATCCATGCCCTTGTTGTCTGTTGCCACTGTGTCCGCTTTGCTGACTTCCGTTTCTTTCACTTCCGGTTTACCCGTGCAGCACACAAACAGCATTCCAACTGCTATTATGCCGACAATGCTGCATAAAATGTTCCTTCTTTTCATGGTTTCCTGATTTGTTTTTTATAAAATTTTTGTTGAACATATTCATTGCAAATTTAGAATAAAACCTACATTACACCAAACAGAAAAAGTGTGGACTTTCAGTATTTCTTCCAAAAATCAACACCCCTGCCACCCCTAGCTTCCATGAAACGCTTTTTAACCGAATCTGTTGTCTGTTTTAGGAAGAAACGTTATTTTTGCGTTTCAAATCAATAAGAAACCTTATGCCATTTTATTGTTTCTTGGCGCTTTTCGCCTGCGGAGTCACGTCGATAGTGCTTTCTGTGGTACTCGCAGGAGTTAAGATACGCAAGGATGAATCTTTGACTAAGTATCGCACTGCACACTGGTTCCTGTGTGCAGCCCTGCTCTTCTACGGCTTGTCAAACTTCTTTCAGATAAGCCTCGAAGACGCACAGGAAGAAACGCTCTCGGGATTGCTCATGATAACTGTCGGAAGCCTGCAGGCAATGATGTTTACAATGGTGGCCCTCATTTTCATCCGGCCTGCCGTTGTTACCTTGAGAAACGTTTCTGTACAGTTTACCATAATAGCCTTGCTTTCAGCATTTCTCTTCTTTGCGCATTTCACCTTCCCGCCGAGTGTATATACAGTCATCTTCCGCTTTTACATCGCAGCCTATGTGACACTGCTGGCAATATATACTTACATCTTCCTGAAGAGTTACAAAGTGTTCAGGAAGCAGATGATGGACTACTATGAGGAAGAAGAACTGCTCTATCGCACACGCCGGATAAAGTGGATCTTCTGGTCGGCTCTCGCAGTGGGCATCATGGCATTGCTGCTCAACATCGACAGCCATTACGTAAACATGCTGTTTACCTCCCTTTTCACGGCATATTTCATCCTCGTTACAATCTCGTATATCAATTATCAGCAGTATGCACAACTCATAGTGCATGCGTACGATTCCACAACCACTCAGCAGGACACACCACAAAAGTCATTGACACCGGAAGAGGCAGACGAACTGAAGACAAGAATCCATGAGTGGGTAAGACAGAAAAAGTTTGCTGAAACGGACAAATCTGTCGATGAAATCGCAGGAGAACTGGGTACCAAGTGCAACACACTGCGGGAATATTTCACGAATTGCGTAGGCGAGGATTTCCGCAGTTGGCGAAACAGGATACGCATAGAGGAAGCAAAGCGACTCATCGATGCCAATCCGTCCATGAAGATAACAGAAGTGATGGCACAAACAGGCTTCAACGACCGACCCTATTTCTACCGCATTTTCACAAAAATCGCAGGAACATCACTTGCTGATTACAGAAAAGACAAAGCCGAGAGACAACTCCCGGCAAAGTCGTAAAGTATGTTGCGACTCAGTCGCAACACACTAACTCTCAACAGTCAACTCTCCTACCTCGTTCTGATAGGAACCTTTATGTTCTCAACAACTGTCTTAGTATTTACTCTTATAGAAAGTGTAGAAACACTCAGGGGAATAGCAGGATATTCTATCTTAAATGTGTATGGTCCATCGTAACTACTACCCAAAGAACTGAAGTTTAATCCTCGATTTACAGACCAACTCTTTTCTGTATCATAATCTACTAAGCTGCCTATGACAACATTACCCGTACTGCCCTGACCAGTGTACCGCAAATGGACTATGGTACTCTTGTTGGAGCGTATGACTTTTGTAACCTTGTAGAGTCTGTTGTTGGCGGTTTGGCTGGGGTTTTCGAAAGAAATATTGTAACCATTCGTAAGCAGGGCATTCTTGTCATACACCTTAGGCTTGTTTGCGGGCGGATTGTTGGATGCAGCAGGTTTGGTGGACGTTGCAGACTTGTTGGTTGTCGAAGTATTGTTTTGAATCGGCAATGCAATGTTCCTGACTACCCACCCGTTTTGCGCTTTTGGAGATGCCTTGAAAGTAACCACGGACGTGTTGCGGGGCAACGGCGGAAATTCTATCTTGTACGTGGCAGTGCCCACATACTTCGTGCCCCACTTGAAATTCAAGGCAGCAGTGGCTGTGTAAACTTTTCCTGTGGCTTCATCGGTCAGTATAGGAGTAGCATTTATCCAACTATTGGTATTAGCATTTTCAGGCGTATATTTCAGATAGACCACGGTGGAGTTTGACGTTCTTTCAACCTTTATCACCTTCAGGTTTTTTGATGCCTGGCCCTGACGGGGATTATTGTAGGTCTGTGCTGCAACAGTCATTGACACAACGAGCACCACCATCATTAAAAGCAGTTTTTTCATGACTTTTCTTTTTTCTTTGTTTTATGGGATAATACTTTTATAATTATTTCGAACCGTTGCTAATTGGCCGACATGGCAATGCGCAAACCCAGGCTGCCGAATACGTAACCTGGCGTATATCCACGACTCGACACACGACAACCGTCGCCTTTTTCATCAGAAAAATTGCCGCCACGAACAACCTGTCCTTTCGACTTGCCGGGATTCTCCACCATCGGGTTATCCTTGTTCTTTTTGCTGTAAGGGAGGTAGTCGTCAGCGCAATATTCATCTACATTGCCGCTCATGTCGTAAATGCCCAGTTCGTTGGGAGCCTTGCCTTTCACCGCGTGCGACTTGTAGTCCTTGTCGTTGAACCATGCCACCTCCGAAAGGTTGTCTGAGCCGGCATATTTGTAGCCCTTGCTCTTGTTGCCGCCACGAGCAGCATATTCCCATTCTGCCTCTGTAGGCAGTCGGAATGTGCGACCGGTAAGGGCACTGAGTTTTTCGATAAACTCCAGGCAGTCAACGATATATAACGTCTCTGCAGGCAAGTCCGCACCGACGTTGTCTGAAGGATTTTCGCCCATGACGGCCTCGTACAAGGCCTGAGTAACCTCTGTCTCACCGATGTAATAGTCAGAAAGCGTAACGTTGTGTGCAGGACGCTCATCCTTCTTGGCATCCTTGCCCTGCTCTTTCGTGGCACCCATCATGAACGTGCCGCCCTTAACGAATACCATCGTGAAGGTTACGCCTTTCACTGTGAACGACACATTCTCTTTGTCTATACCGTCTTCGGGGCTGCCGACAGTAGGTTTCGACATTTCATTTATAGCGGACATGGGCACTGCCGCAAGAACAAAAAGCGCTAAGGCAATAATCTTTTTCATCTTCAAAGACCTTTTAATCATTTGCTGTTAGTAAAATTCAAAAAGAACCATTTGTCGGCTTCATACCCCTTCTGTTCAGGGTCTTTGCCTACAGGCTCAAACTCCATGGCATCTTCACCGGCAGGCTTCATTGCCTCAACCTTCGCCTTGAAGTCGTTGAAATCTGCCTCGCTGCGGAAAGCAATACTGCCGTAAGCCACCGACTCGGCTGTGATGTAAACGATTATGGCGTTGTCCGATTCGGCTGTGGATTTCGTTAATTGACCTTCGCCGTCAAGTTCCACGGCTGCACCTCTGCCAAAATAGTACTGCATGTTGTCGCACTGAGCATCTTTCGCTTCTTCCTTAAACTTCTTCAATACCTTGAAGCCTAAGTCGTCGAGCATGGTCTGAGGTACAGAGTCCCAGTCTGCATTTACCAAAGCCTGTATCTTTTCCGGTGTTACGCTCACTGGAGCCTCGCTCGCGGGTGTTTCGCCGCCTGCAGCAGCCACTGTGTCTTTCTCCTGACTGTCCTTACCTGTAGAAGGGGGCGACTGACATGCTGCAACAAGGAAAATAACCAAGGCAGACAAAATCACAAAAATGCTGTTCTTCTTCATAATTCAAAATATTTTGGGTTTAGTTATTGCATATCATGCTAAGCCATTTGCAAAAATATCTTCCTTCTGATTAAAACGAAAAAAAAGAAATGTGGACTTTTGCAATTTACACCAAAAGTCCACATTTATTATAAAAGAAAGGTGCTTCGTTAAGCCCCTAAATCGTATCTTCTTCGCCTTCTGCCAGACAGCGCTGGAAATGAAATTCTTTTTCCGACTTTTCCCGACTGAAAGCGAAGTAGAGACAGGTGCACGTCGTACAGAGTTCGCCCGCTGCATCATACAGTTCGCCTTCCACTGTTACGAGGTTCCTGCGCTGTTCCTTGATGCGGGCGCGCAGGGTTATGTCGCCGTCTGTGGTGCGCACAGCCTTCCTGTAGCGCGTCTCCATCTGTGCCGTAACGCCTGCTGTCTGCAACTTGCGGAAAATCACCCAACCGCAGATTTCATCAAGCAACACGCATTGCACACCGCCGTGCAGGGTGTCAATCCAACTCTGGTGGTTCTGTGTGGGCGACCAATGGCAAACGATGTCGTCGCCGTCCTCCATGAAGTGCATGTGAACACCCATGGGATTAGTAGGCGAACAACCGAAGCAGTTGTAGCCCTCAACACCGATATAAGGATTTTGTATTTTCTTCATGGTTTCCCTGATTTACAGAGCAACCCCTTAAATGGGATACCACTCGC
Encoded here:
- a CDS encoding helix-turn-helix domain-containing protein gives rise to the protein MPFYCFLALFACGVTSIVLSVVLAGVKIRKDESLTKYRTAHWFLCAALLFYGLSNFFQISLEDAQEETLSGLLMITVGSLQAMMFTMVALIFIRPAVVTLRNVSVQFTIIALLSAFLFFAHFTFPPSVYTVIFRFYIAAYVTLLAIYTYIFLKSYKVFRKQMMDYYEEEELLYRTRRIKWIFWSALAVGIMALLLNIDSHYVNMLFTSLFTAYFILVTISYINYQQYAQLIVHAYDSTTTQQDTPQKSLTPEEADELKTRIHEWVRQKKFAETDKSVDEIAGELGTKCNTLREYFTNCVGEDFRSWRNRIRIEEAKRLIDANPSMKITEVMAQTGFNDRPYFYRIFTKIAGTSLADYRKDKAERQLPAKS
- a CDS encoding formylglycine-generating enzyme family protein, coding for MKKIIALALFVLAAVPMSAINEMSKPTVGSPEDGIDKENVSFTVKGVTFTMVFVKGGTFMMGATKEQGKDAKKDERPAHNVTLSDYYIGETEVTQALYEAVMGENPSDNVGADLPAETLYIVDCLEFIEKLSALTGRTFRLPTEAEWEYAARGGNKSKGYKYAGSDNLSEVAWFNDKDYKSHAVKGKAPNELGIYDMSGNVDEYCADDYLPYSKKNKDNPMVENPGKSKGQVVRGGNFSDEKGDGCRVSSRGYTPGYVFGSLGLRIAMSAN
- a CDS encoding PaaI family thioesterase, with amino-acid sequence MKKIQNPYIGVEGYNCFGCSPTNPMGVHMHFMEDGDDIVCHWSPTQNHQSWIDTLHGGVQCVLLDEICGWVIFRKLQTAGVTAQMETRYRKAVRTTDGDITLRARIKEQRRNLVTVEGELYDAAGELCTTCTCLYFAFSREKSEKEFHFQRCLAEGEEDTI